One window from the genome of Variovorax sp. PAMC26660 encodes:
- a CDS encoding efflux RND transporter permease subunit: MIERLVTLCFRRRGIAWIVFAFVALYGWTCWKQLPIEAYPDIADVTSQVVTQVPGLAAEEVEQQITVPLERELLSTPGLHVLRSKSTFGLSLIVVVFKDGVDGYWSRQRLQERIGRVTLPYGAAPGLDAYTSPIGEIYRYTLESKTRNLRELSELQFWTVIPRLKKVSGVIDVANFGGLTTQFMLALDPAKLVQYGVTLQQIKDAINANNGSAGGSLMNRGEQAYVVRGSGLIGSLQDMGNVVVTAKSGTPVLVKDLGTLSYGNVERRGILGKDDNPDTISGITLLLKDAQASQVIKGVHAAVQDLNDHLLPKDVKVVLYLDRASLIDATTHTVGKTLIEGIVLVTLVLLLSLGSPRAAAIVALTIPLSMLIAFIFMRHLQVPANLLSLGAIDFGILVDGAVVLVEGILRRRERAQDKPLTPADAIAATVQVARPIFFGMLVIIAAYLPLFAFQRIEYKLFSPMAFAVGSALVGALLVALTLIPGLAYLAFRKPRRIFHNRPMEWLTVRYEAFLSCALGKGRWVMVTCALALLGVLGLGSTIGRDFLPYLDEGSLWLQVTMPPGITLEKATGLANELRRATREFPEVSYIVTQTGRNDDGTDPWTVSHIEASVGLHPYDTWKSGLSKQELIARLAERYKQLPGFSVGFMQPMIDGVQDKLSGAHSDLVVKVYGDSLDEMRRIAGDVIGVLEKVPGAVDVAIDQEPPLPNLKIDIDRAAAARYGINVADVSDLISTGMGGTAIGQVYVGEKNYGMTVRFPEATRNDPDAIAGLMLTAPNGAKVPLGQVAKIRTVSGETTITRESSRRHLTVKLNARNRDLSSFLAEAQSAIERDVHYDHQRFQIAWGGQFENLERAQARLVVILPMTLAIMFLLLFAEFGNLRQPAMVLLVVPLAMLGGLAALHLRGMTLNVSSAVGFIALFGVAVLNGVLMISQINRLRREDGLPLREAVIEGARSRIRPVLVTATVAAFGLTPAMLAMGLGSDVQRPLATVVVGGLVTATLLTLVLLPALYHLVETRAEAAAKRRAQAETAAPDAGLLEQA; the protein is encoded by the coding sequence ATGATTGAGCGCCTCGTCACCCTGTGCTTTCGCCGGCGCGGCATCGCGTGGATCGTGTTCGCCTTCGTCGCGCTCTATGGCTGGACCTGCTGGAAGCAACTGCCCATCGAGGCCTATCCCGACATTGCCGACGTCACCTCGCAGGTCGTCACCCAGGTGCCGGGCCTTGCGGCCGAAGAAGTCGAGCAGCAGATCACCGTGCCGCTGGAGCGCGAACTGCTGAGCACGCCGGGCCTGCATGTGCTGCGCTCCAAGAGCACCTTCGGCCTGTCGCTGATCGTCGTGGTGTTCAAGGACGGCGTGGACGGCTACTGGTCGCGCCAGCGCCTGCAGGAGCGCATCGGCCGCGTGACGCTGCCCTACGGCGCTGCACCCGGCCTCGATGCCTACACCTCGCCCATCGGCGAGATCTACCGCTACACGCTGGAATCGAAGACGCGCAACCTGCGCGAGTTGTCGGAGCTGCAGTTCTGGACCGTCATCCCGCGCCTGAAGAAAGTCAGCGGCGTGATCGACGTGGCCAACTTCGGCGGGCTGACCACGCAGTTCATGCTCGCGCTCGATCCGGCGAAGCTGGTGCAGTACGGCGTGACGCTGCAGCAGATCAAGGACGCCATCAACGCCAACAACGGCAGCGCCGGCGGCAGCCTGATGAACCGCGGCGAGCAGGCCTACGTGGTGCGCGGCTCCGGGCTCATCGGCTCGCTGCAGGACATGGGCAACGTGGTGGTCACGGCCAAGTCCGGCACGCCGGTGCTGGTGAAGGACCTGGGCACGCTCAGCTACGGCAACGTCGAGCGGCGCGGCATTCTCGGCAAGGACGACAACCCCGACACCATCTCCGGCATCACGCTGCTGCTGAAGGACGCGCAGGCCTCGCAGGTCATAAAGGGCGTGCACGCGGCCGTGCAGGACCTGAACGACCACCTGCTGCCCAAGGACGTCAAGGTCGTGCTCTACCTCGACCGCGCCTCGCTCATCGATGCCACCACGCACACGGTCGGCAAGACGCTGATCGAGGGCATCGTGCTGGTCACGCTGGTGCTGCTGCTGTCGCTCGGCAGCCCGCGCGCGGCGGCCATCGTGGCGCTGACCATTCCGCTGTCGATGCTGATCGCCTTCATCTTCATGCGGCATCTGCAGGTGCCGGCCAACCTGCTGTCTCTGGGCGCGATCGACTTCGGCATCCTGGTCGACGGCGCGGTGGTGCTGGTCGAAGGCATCCTGCGGCGGCGCGAGCGGGCGCAAGACAAGCCGCTGACCCCGGCCGATGCCATCGCCGCCACGGTGCAGGTGGCGCGGCCGATCTTCTTCGGCATGCTGGTCATCATCGCGGCCTACCTGCCGCTGTTCGCCTTCCAGCGCATCGAATACAAGCTGTTCTCGCCGATGGCTTTCGCGGTGGGTTCGGCACTGGTCGGCGCGCTGCTGGTGGCGCTCACGCTCATTCCGGGGCTGGCGTACCTCGCGTTCCGCAAGCCGCGCCGCATCTTCCACAACCGGCCAATGGAATGGCTGACGGTGCGCTACGAGGCCTTCCTGTCGTGCGCCCTGGGCAAGGGGCGCTGGGTGATGGTGACATGCGCGTTGGCGCTGCTGGGCGTGCTCGGCCTGGGCAGCACCATCGGCCGCGACTTTCTTCCCTACCTGGATGAAGGCTCGCTCTGGCTGCAGGTGACGATGCCGCCGGGCATCACGCTCGAAAAGGCGACCGGCCTTGCGAACGAACTGCGCCGCGCCACGCGCGAGTTTCCGGAGGTCTCGTACATCGTGACGCAGACCGGCCGCAACGACGACGGCACCGATCCGTGGACCGTCTCGCACATCGAGGCCAGCGTCGGCCTGCATCCGTACGACACCTGGAAGTCGGGCCTGAGCAAGCAGGAGCTGATCGCCAGGCTGGCCGAGCGCTACAAGCAGTTGCCCGGCTTCTCGGTCGGCTTCATGCAACCCATGATCGACGGCGTGCAGGACAAGCTCTCGGGCGCGCACAGCGACCTGGTGGTGAAGGTCTACGGCGACAGCCTGGACGAGATGCGCCGAATCGCGGGCGACGTGATCGGTGTGCTCGAAAAGGTGCCTGGCGCCGTCGACGTGGCCATCGACCAGGAGCCACCGCTGCCCAACCTGAAGATCGACATCGACCGCGCGGCCGCTGCGCGCTACGGCATCAACGTGGCCGATGTGAGCGACCTGATCTCCACCGGCATGGGTGGCACGGCCATCGGGCAGGTCTATGTGGGCGAGAAGAACTACGGCATGACGGTGCGCTTTCCCGAAGCGACCCGCAACGACCCGGACGCCATCGCCGGCCTGATGCTCACGGCCCCCAACGGCGCGAAGGTGCCGCTCGGGCAGGTGGCGAAGATCCGTACCGTGTCGGGCGAGACCACCATCACCCGTGAGTCGTCGCGGCGGCACCTCACGGTCAAGCTCAATGCGCGCAATCGCGACCTCTCGAGCTTCCTGGCCGAAGCGCAGTCCGCCATCGAGCGCGACGTGCACTACGACCACCAGCGCTTTCAGATCGCCTGGGGCGGCCAGTTCGAGAACCTCGAACGCGCACAGGCCCGGCTCGTGGTGATCCTGCCGATGACGCTGGCGATCATGTTCCTGCTGCTGTTTGCCGAGTTCGGCAACCTGCGCCAGCCGGCGATGGTGCTGCTGGTGGTGCCGCTCGCCATGCTCGGCGGCCTGGCGGCGCTGCACCTGCGCGGCATGACGCTGAACGTGTCGAGCGCGGTCGGCTTCATCGCGCTGTTCGGTGTGGCCGTGCTCAACGGCGTGCTGATGATCTCGCAGATCAACCGGCTGCGGCGCGAAGACGGTCTGCCGCTGCGCGAGGCCGTGATCGAGGGCGCACGCAGCCGCATCCGCCCCGTGCTCGTGACCGCCACCGTGGCCGCCTTCGGCCTCACGCCCGCGATGCTGGCGATGGGGCTGGGCAGCGACGTGCAGCGGCCGCTGGCCACCGTCGTCGTGGGCGGCCTCGTCACCGCCACCTTGTTGACGCTGGTGCTGCTGCCGGCGCTCTACCACCTTGTCGAAACACGGGCCGAGGCCGCCGCCAAGCGGCGCGCCCAGGCCGAAACGGCCGCGCCGGACGCGGGCCTCCTGGAGCAAGCATGA
- a CDS encoding efflux RND transporter periplasmic adaptor subunit translates to MKRTFIATLVSVAASIVLAGCDVGKMLASSAAAQPVPAARAVVHDGAVVALPENSPLRASIQVAAAESRSVERPISAPGSIEAAPEKLVKVTSPVTGRIVKLQRALGDPVKAGDALFTLDSADLSTAFGDATKADAALRQSRRDFERQKLLFEAEITARKDYEAAELAYGAATSDAQVAKNRLAQLGASAGAGSHREYVLRSPISGRVIEMTGAQGGYWNDINAPIMTVADLSTVFLTANVSEKDIAALRVGQKARIDLNAYPDQAFDGTVKYIGEVLDADTRTVKVRVAVDNRRGRFRPGMFAKVVFSGEAHPAVVVPASALVQSGLYTKVFVEKGAFTYEARNVAVGPVIGDRVEILSGLKAGERIAVKEGVLLND, encoded by the coding sequence ATGAAAAGAACATTCATCGCCACCCTTGTTTCGGTGGCCGCCAGCATCGTGCTGGCAGGCTGCGACGTGGGCAAGATGCTCGCGTCCTCCGCCGCTGCGCAGCCTGTGCCGGCCGCGCGCGCCGTGGTGCACGACGGCGCAGTCGTCGCCTTGCCCGAGAACTCTCCATTGCGCGCATCGATCCAGGTGGCCGCAGCGGAATCGCGCTCGGTGGAGCGGCCGATCAGCGCGCCCGGCAGCATCGAGGCCGCGCCCGAAAAACTCGTCAAGGTCACTTCGCCGGTGACGGGCCGCATCGTCAAGCTGCAACGCGCGCTGGGCGATCCGGTCAAGGCTGGCGACGCGCTCTTCACGCTCGACTCGGCCGACCTGAGCACCGCCTTCGGCGATGCCACCAAGGCCGATGCCGCACTGCGCCAGTCGCGCCGCGACTTCGAGCGCCAGAAGCTGCTGTTCGAGGCCGAGATCACCGCGCGCAAGGACTACGAAGCGGCCGAACTCGCCTACGGCGCCGCCACCAGCGATGCGCAAGTCGCGAAGAACCGCCTGGCGCAATTGGGCGCTTCGGCCGGTGCAGGCTCGCACCGCGAATACGTGCTGCGCTCGCCCATCAGCGGCCGCGTGATCGAGATGACCGGCGCACAGGGCGGCTACTGGAACGACATCAACGCGCCGATCATGACGGTGGCCGATCTGTCGACCGTGTTCCTCACCGCCAACGTGTCGGAGAAAGACATCGCCGCACTGCGCGTCGGCCAGAAGGCGCGCATCGATCTCAACGCCTACCCCGACCAGGCCTTCGACGGCACCGTCAAGTACATCGGCGAGGTGCTCGATGCCGACACGCGCACGGTGAAGGTCCGCGTGGCCGTCGACAACCGCCGCGGCCGCTTTCGCCCGGGCATGTTCGCCAAGGTGGTGTTTTCGGGCGAGGCGCATCCCGCAGTGGTCGTGCCTGCGTCCGCGTTGGTGCAGAGCGGCCTCTACACCAAGGTCTTCGTGGAGAAGGGCGCCTTCACCTACGAAGCGCGCAACGTGGCCGTGGGGCCGGTCATCGGCGACCGCGTCGAGATTCTTTCGGGGCTCAAGGCCGGCGAGCGCATCGCCGTGAAGGAAGGGGTGCTCCTCAATGATTGA
- a CDS encoding TetR family transcriptional regulator C-terminal domain-containing protein encodes MSAARAPAVKRQTRRQNIESAILAVAQERFALHGYGGVSVDDIAADAGISKQSLLYYFPSKKALYSRVFNDVLDSWLSNLNSLADADLDPHAALERYVTQKLQFSYDYPSGSRLFAQEIISQAPQCADDIEAKLVPAFRAEAAVLNRWMANGDVAPLPVPHLLFTLWAMTQTYADFAWQMRMLLGKQALEPADFDLARETIIRMLEGALGLTRPATSAVVTSQQDQRRINRT; translated from the coding sequence ATGAGCGCCGCGCGTGCACCGGCCGTGAAGCGGCAGACCCGCCGCCAGAACATCGAGAGCGCCATCCTCGCCGTGGCACAGGAACGCTTCGCGCTGCACGGCTACGGCGGCGTGTCGGTCGACGACATCGCAGCCGATGCGGGAATTTCCAAGCAGAGCCTGCTGTACTACTTCCCTTCAAAGAAGGCCTTGTACAGCCGCGTCTTCAACGATGTGCTCGATTCGTGGCTTTCCAATCTCAACAGCCTCGCGGATGCCGACCTCGATCCGCATGCCGCGCTGGAGCGCTACGTCACGCAGAAGCTGCAGTTCTCCTACGACTACCCTTCGGGCTCGCGCCTGTTCGCGCAGGAGATCATTTCGCAGGCGCCGCAATGCGCTGACGACATCGAGGCCAAGCTCGTACCCGCCTTCCGCGCAGAGGCCGCCGTGCTCAACCGCTGGATGGCCAATGGCGACGTGGCGCCGCTGCCTGTGCCACATCTGCTGTTCACGCTGTGGGCCATGACGCAGACCTATGCCGACTTCGCATGGCAGATGCGCATGCTGCTGGGCAAGCAGGCGCTGGAGCCGGCCGATTTCGACCTCGCCCGCGAGACCATCATCCGCATGCTCGAGGGGGCGTTGGGCCTCACACGGCCTGCCACTTCAGCCGTCGTCACGAGCCAGCAAGACCAGCGTCGGATAAATCGCACGTAG
- a CDS encoding PLP-dependent aminotransferase family protein translates to MQSSRNAPALLPPAQAGAGWMQGLMGEMDDAGPGLGLAQRLVVGVELRVIDGRLAPGTKMPSVRALAGKLGISTFTVTESYSALRARSVLASRPGSGYYVLHRPSRTTLDDTGSMQCAVEQTTGEDRPPPAEYRGDDLVREAMRRVARAAPDWDSGTRPSFGLPRLRELIATRHRAELPAMGPQQVMTAAGSLGAVMCLLQAWTEPGDAVLVESPAPRQLRRLIHTLGRRMLEVPRRGGCLDIGALDSLAALLSAASRQRLLFLSTAVSNPLGVCMSPQGAHQALQAAERHDLRVIEMDTWRGLSPLQAPSLAAMDGLQRVAQVGGVSTTLSAKLRLAHVLLPQRWVDDAALRCLHTTLGPSEFEERVACEVLADASYPRFLQKLHTALKIAGERTLSLLTGAGLQALCVPDGGPFLCAGWPPGSEPRPTSDAVLQEARKQSLPLAAAADFTGTPQPFAWYRFNVAHCGDERLVRFLARMKNP, encoded by the coding sequence ATGCAGAGTTCACGCAACGCCCCGGCGCTGCTCCCACCGGCGCAAGCCGGTGCCGGATGGATGCAGGGCCTGATGGGCGAGATGGACGACGCCGGCCCCGGCCTCGGGCTGGCGCAACGCCTCGTGGTGGGCGTCGAGCTGCGCGTCATCGACGGGCGCCTGGCACCCGGCACCAAGATGCCTTCGGTGCGCGCGCTGGCCGGCAAGCTGGGCATCAGCACCTTCACCGTCACCGAGTCGTACAGCGCGTTGCGCGCTCGCTCGGTGCTGGCCTCGCGGCCGGGCAGTGGCTACTACGTGCTGCATCGGCCGTCACGCACAACGCTTGACGACACCGGATCAATGCAGTGCGCGGTCGAGCAGACGACGGGCGAAGACAGGCCACCACCTGCCGAGTACCGGGGCGATGACCTCGTGCGCGAAGCCATGCGCCGTGTGGCCCGCGCCGCGCCCGACTGGGACAGCGGCACGCGTCCCAGCTTCGGCCTGCCACGGTTGCGCGAACTGATCGCCACGCGCCATCGCGCCGAGTTGCCCGCGATGGGACCGCAGCAGGTGATGACGGCCGCAGGCAGCCTCGGCGCGGTGATGTGCCTGCTGCAGGCATGGACCGAGCCCGGCGATGCGGTGCTGGTCGAATCGCCTGCGCCGCGCCAGTTGCGCCGGCTGATCCACACGCTGGGCCGACGCATGCTCGAAGTGCCACGGCGCGGCGGCTGCCTGGACATCGGCGCGCTCGACAGTCTTGCCGCGCTGTTGTCTGCGGCAAGCCGGCAGCGCCTGCTTTTCCTCTCGACCGCCGTTTCCAATCCGCTGGGCGTGTGCATGAGCCCGCAAGGCGCGCATCAGGCGCTGCAGGCCGCCGAGCGCCACGACCTGCGCGTGATCGAGATGGACACCTGGCGCGGGCTCTCGCCGCTGCAGGCACCGAGCCTCGCGGCGATGGACGGCCTGCAGCGCGTCGCACAAGTCGGCGGCGTATCGACCACGCTCTCGGCCAAACTGCGGCTCGCGCATGTGCTGCTGCCGCAGCGCTGGGTCGACGACGCTGCATTGCGCTGCCTGCACACCACGCTCGGACCGAGCGAGTTCGAGGAACGCGTGGCCTGCGAGGTGCTGGCCGATGCCAGCTATCCGCGCTTCCTGCAGAAGCTCCACACCGCGCTGAAGATTGCCGGCGAGCGCACCTTGTCGTTGCTCACCGGCGCGGGCCTGCAGGCGCTGTGCGTGCCCGATGGCGGCCCCTTTCTCTGCGCCGGCTGGCCGCCCGGCAGCGAGCCGCGACCGACCAGCGACGCGGTGCTGCAAGAGGCGCGCAAGCAGAGCCTGCCGCTCGCGGCCGCTGCAGATTTCACCGGCACGCCGCAACCCTTCGCGTGGTATCGCTTCAACGTGGCGCATTGCGGCGACGAGCGGCTCGTGCGCTTCCTCGCGCGGATGAAGAACCCATGA
- a CDS encoding NAD(P)-dependent oxidoreductase has translation MNPVAPTAHLASDVRAGRLNPEQYAKNFCDAHPPLNVVQANIEAERCYYCFDAPCQTACPTGIDIPTFIRRIADGNLRGAARTILEENPLGGMCARVCPTEVLCEQACVRNSNESKPVEIGLLQRHATDAFFDAPGAPLFVRAADTGKRVAIVGAGPAGLACAHRLAVLGHQVTLFDARPKLGGLNEYGLASYKTVNDFAQREIEWLLSVGGIEVRNNHALGRELYLDALATDYDAVFLGLGLAGVNTLGLGEQTGVRDAVDFIAELRQAASPADVAIGRHVVVIGGGMTAVDAAVQSRKLGAEDVSIVYRRGTEGMGASPDEQSWAKDNGVRIIHWAAPKALRAKGGVLRGIDFARTALVDGKLVETGESLALQADMVLCAIGQSFVATALEDGGLQLQGGRISTDAEGRSSRPKVWAGGDARFGGRDLTVEAVEDGKQAALSIDRHLRAA, from the coding sequence ATGAATCCCGTCGCTCCCACCGCACACCTGGCATCGGATGTGCGCGCGGGCCGCCTCAACCCCGAGCAGTACGCAAAGAATTTCTGCGACGCCCACCCGCCGCTGAACGTGGTGCAGGCCAACATCGAGGCCGAGCGTTGCTACTACTGCTTCGACGCGCCCTGCCAGACGGCCTGCCCCACGGGCATCGACATCCCGACCTTCATCCGCCGCATCGCCGATGGCAACCTGCGCGGCGCGGCGCGCACCATCCTCGAAGAGAACCCGCTGGGCGGCATGTGCGCCCGCGTCTGCCCGACCGAGGTGTTGTGCGAGCAGGCCTGCGTGCGCAACAGCAACGAGAGCAAGCCGGTGGAAATCGGCCTGCTGCAGCGCCACGCGACCGACGCCTTCTTCGACGCGCCCGGCGCGCCGCTCTTCGTGCGCGCGGCCGACACCGGCAAGCGCGTGGCCATCGTCGGCGCCGGTCCGGCCGGCCTGGCCTGCGCGCACCGCCTCGCGGTGCTGGGCCACCAGGTGACGCTGTTCGATGCCCGCCCCAAGCTCGGCGGACTGAACGAATACGGCCTGGCCAGCTACAAGACGGTGAACGACTTCGCGCAACGCGAGATCGAGTGGCTGCTGTCGGTCGGCGGCATCGAGGTGCGCAACAACCACGCGCTGGGCCGCGAACTGTACCTCGATGCGCTCGCCACCGACTACGACGCGGTGTTCCTTGGCCTCGGCCTGGCCGGCGTGAACACGCTGGGCCTGGGCGAGCAGACCGGCGTGCGCGACGCGGTGGACTTCATCGCCGAACTGCGGCAGGCCGCATCGCCGGCCGACGTGGCCATCGGCCGCCATGTGGTGGTGATCGGCGGCGGCATGACCGCCGTGGATGCGGCCGTGCAGTCGCGCAAGCTCGGCGCGGAAGACGTGAGCATCGTCTACCGGCGCGGCACCGAGGGCATGGGCGCATCGCCCGACGAGCAGAGCTGGGCCAAGGACAACGGCGTGCGCATCATCCATTGGGCCGCGCCGAAGGCGCTGCGCGCCAAGGGCGGCGTGCTGCGCGGCATCGACTTTGCGCGCACCGCGCTGGTCGACGGCAAGCTGGTCGAGACGGGCGAGAGCCTCGCGCTGCAGGCCGACATGGTGCTGTGCGCCATCGGCCAGAGCTTTGTCGCGACCGCGCTGGAAGACGGTGGCCTGCAGTTGCAGGGCGGTCGCATCAGCACCGATGCGGAAGGCCGCAGCTCGCGCCCGAAGGTCTGGGCCGGCGGCGACGCGCGCTTCGGCGGGCGCGACCTCACGGTCGAGGCGGTGGAAGACGGCAAGCAGGCCGCGCTGTCCATCGACCGCCATCTGCGCGCCGCCTGA
- the preA gene encoding NAD-dependent dihydropyrimidine dehydrogenase subunit PreA, with the protein MADLSIDFVGIRSPNPFWLASAPPTDKEINVVRAFEAGWGGVVWKTVGEDPNVVNVHGPRYAVSYAADRRVTGFNNIELISDRPLRTNLDEMARVKRNWPDRAVVASIMVPCTEEAWKNILPMVEDTGCDGIELNFGCPHGMSERGMGAAVGQVPEYIQMVAEWCKHYSKLPVIVKLTPNVADIRPAARAAKKGGADAVSLINTINSIMGVDLDAMAMFPHTDGKGSHGGYCGPGAKPIALHMVAEIARDPQTAGLPISGIGGVSTWRDAAEFIALGSGSVQVCTAAMVYGFKIVQDLCDGLSNFMDQKGYANIEQMRGRAVGSITDWQQLNLNHVDKAVIHQDLCIQCGRCHVVCEDTSHQAISATKDGMRFFEVKEEECVGCNLCVSICPVPGALSMRTLKAGEMDTRTGHPVVGKYANWTTHPNNPMRADSHA; encoded by the coding sequence ATGGCAGACCTGAGCATCGACTTCGTGGGCATCCGCAGCCCGAACCCCTTCTGGCTGGCCTCTGCGCCACCGACCGACAAAGAGATCAACGTGGTCCGTGCCTTCGAGGCCGGCTGGGGCGGCGTGGTGTGGAAAACCGTGGGCGAAGACCCGAACGTGGTCAACGTGCACGGCCCGCGCTATGCCGTGTCCTATGCGGCCGACCGCCGCGTGACCGGCTTCAACAACATCGAGCTGATCTCCGACCGCCCGCTGCGCACCAACCTCGACGAGATGGCGCGCGTCAAGCGCAACTGGCCCGACCGCGCGGTGGTGGCCTCGATCATGGTGCCGTGCACCGAAGAGGCATGGAAGAACATCCTGCCGATGGTCGAGGACACCGGCTGCGACGGCATCGAGCTGAACTTCGGCTGCCCGCACGGCATGAGCGAGCGCGGCATGGGCGCGGCCGTGGGCCAGGTGCCCGAATACATCCAGATGGTGGCCGAGTGGTGCAAGCACTACTCCAAGCTGCCGGTGATCGTGAAGCTCACGCCCAACGTGGCCGACATCCGCCCCGCCGCGCGCGCTGCGAAGAAAGGCGGCGCCGATGCGGTGAGCCTCATCAACACCATCAACTCGATCATGGGCGTGGACCTGGACGCGATGGCGATGTTCCCGCACACCGATGGCAAGGGCTCGCACGGCGGCTACTGCGGCCCCGGCGCCAAGCCGATCGCGCTGCACATGGTGGCCGAGATCGCGCGCGACCCGCAGACGGCGGGCCTTCCGATCTCGGGCATCGGCGGCGTCTCGACCTGGCGCGACGCGGCCGAGTTCATCGCACTGGGCAGCGGCTCGGTGCAGGTGTGCACCGCCGCGATGGTCTACGGCTTCAAGATCGTGCAGGACCTGTGCGATGGCCTTTCGAACTTCATGGACCAGAAGGGCTACGCCAACATCGAGCAGATGCGCGGCCGCGCGGTCGGCAGCATCACCGACTGGCAGCAGCTCAACCTGAACCACGTCGACAAGGCGGTGATCCACCAGGACCTGTGCATCCAGTGCGGCCGCTGCCACGTGGTGTGCGAGGACACCTCGCACCAGGCCATCAGCGCGACCAAAGACGGCATGCGTTTCTTCGAGGTGAAGGAAGAAGAGTGCGTCGGCTGCAACCTGTGCGTGTCGATCTGCCCCGTGCCCGGCGCGCTGTCGATGCGCACGCTGAAAGCCGGCGAGATGGACACGCGCACCGGCCACCCGGTGGTCGGCAAGTACGCCAACTGGACCACGCACCCCAACAACCCGATGCGGGCCGACAGCCATGCCTGA
- a CDS encoding NCS1 family nucleobase:cation symporter-1: MTTPSQSGAPAANLWNEDLAPTTLAQRTWRWYHFAALWVGMVMCIPAYTLSASLIEGGMSWSQAVLTVFLGNAIVLVPMLLIGHAGAKYGIPYAVMARASFGTRGARLPALLRAVVACGWYGIQTWFGGEMIYTLVGVLMGQPMGGDKLPILGINGAQLVCFLIFWAIQLYFVVHGIESIRRLETYTAPLKIIVCIALLYWAVQRAGGLGPIFDQPSQFEPGGKKAGMFWAVFWPSLTAMVGFWATLALNIPDFTRFSRSQRDQVVGQVIGLPAPMGLLAMMAVMVTSATVVIYGKALWDPVDLASRMTGAAVLIALIILLIDTVSVNLAANLVGPAYDFSALNPEKISYRKGGYITAGIAIVMMPWKVLETTQGYIFTWLIGYSALLGPVAGILIADYYLIRRKELDVDALYRGNGQYSYSNGWNMAAVIAFIVGVLPNIPGFLNAAFPSAVPSMPDFFKTIYTYAWFVGVVLSAVVYLGLMKARAPQLQGLSTPLKNPT, encoded by the coding sequence ATGACAACCCCATCGCAGAGCGGCGCACCCGCCGCAAACCTCTGGAACGAGGACCTGGCGCCCACCACACTGGCGCAGCGAACGTGGCGCTGGTACCACTTCGCCGCGCTGTGGGTGGGCATGGTGATGTGCATCCCCGCCTACACGCTGTCGGCCAGCCTGATCGAAGGCGGCATGTCGTGGAGCCAGGCGGTGCTGACCGTATTTCTCGGCAACGCCATCGTGCTGGTGCCGATGCTGCTCATCGGCCATGCGGGCGCGAAGTACGGCATTCCCTATGCGGTGATGGCGCGCGCCTCGTTCGGCACGCGCGGGGCGCGGCTGCCCGCATTGCTGCGCGCTGTCGTGGCCTGCGGCTGGTACGGCATCCAGACCTGGTTCGGCGGCGAGATGATCTACACGCTGGTCGGCGTGCTCATGGGCCAGCCGATGGGCGGAGACAAGCTGCCGATCCTCGGCATCAATGGCGCACAGCTTGTGTGCTTCCTGATCTTCTGGGCCATCCAGCTTTACTTCGTGGTGCACGGCATCGAGTCGATCCGCCGACTCGAGACCTACACCGCGCCGCTCAAGATCATCGTGTGCATCGCCCTGCTCTACTGGGCCGTGCAGCGCGCGGGCGGCCTCGGCCCGATCTTCGACCAGCCTTCGCAGTTCGAGCCGGGCGGCAAGAAGGCCGGCATGTTCTGGGCGGTGTTCTGGCCCTCGCTCACGGCCATGGTGGGCTTCTGGGCCACGCTGGCGTTGAACATCCCCGACTTCACGCGTTTCTCGCGCTCGCAGCGCGACCAGGTGGTGGGCCAGGTGATCGGCCTGCCCGCGCCCATGGGCCTGCTCGCGATGATGGCGGTGATGGTCACTTCGGCCACGGTGGTGATCTACGGCAAGGCGCTGTGGGACCCGGTGGACCTGGCCAGCCGCATGACCGGCGCCGCGGTGCTGATCGCGCTCATCATCCTGCTGATCGACACGGTGAGCGTGAACCTCGCGGCCAACCTGGTCGGTCCGGCTTACGACTTCTCCGCGCTCAACCCCGAGAAAATTTCGTATCGCAAGGGCGGCTACATCACGGCCGGCATCGCCATCGTGATGATGCCGTGGAAGGTGCTCGAAACCACACAGGGCTACATCTTCACCTGGCTCATCGGCTATTCGGCACTGCTCGGGCCGGTGGCCGGCATCCTGATTGCCGACTACTACCTCATCCGCCGCAAGGAGCTGGATGTCGATGCCCTCTACCGTGGCAACGGCCAGTACAGCTACAGCAACGGCTGGAACATGGCGGCGGTCATCGCCTTCATCGTCGGCGTGCTGCCTAACATCCCGGGCTTTCTCAATGCGGCCTTTCCGTCGGCCGTGCCGTCGATGCCCGACTTCTTCAAGACGATCTACACCTATGCGTGGTTCGTCGGCGTGGTGCTGTCGGCGGTCGTTTACCTGGGCCTGATGAAGGCACGGGCGCCGCAACTGCAGGGCCTGTCCACGCCCCTCAAGAACCCCACCTGA